The genomic interval ATGCTCAACGTGCGGGCGGATGGCATCGGCAGATCTTTGTCACCCCTTCGTTTACTATTCTTGCCACTGAAACGACGAAGATTGATTTCGAGTACACCCACCAACAACGCAATCATGCGTTCATGCGCCCGCGGAATCCTTTCGTAGGCGTTGGTTTCGCCCCGGATGACGCCTGGCAGCCCGTTGATCAGGACTATAGCACCATCACTGACCGGGACCGCACCGAGAACACCGGAAATGTTTGGCAGATCGATCTTACGCAGTCCTTTGGAGAAAATATGTATTTGAGGCTTACGGCCAGCGAAACGAGCAAGTTCACGGATATGTTCAACCTGGTAGGCTGCTGCACGGATGCGAACGATTTTTTTACCGGTCAAAGTAATGTAGAAATTCTGGATAACGATGCCAAAAATTACTACGCGGATTTCACCATAACCGATGTTGAAATTGGTAAAACCAGACATACGTTTCTGCTAGGAGCTCAACGTGACGAATCTTCCGGCTTCGGGCAGACCTATCGCATGAATGGAGCTTCCGCCGCATTAAGAGCGGCTCTCGGCGGGTATCCGGTTACGCCTTACAACGTGCTTACGGGTGAAGGACGCAATCCTGATGGGACGGTGCAAATGAATGTAACCCGTGCAGAGGCCGAGGCATTGGCCGTCCAGTTCAGGGCTCAGGGGGTCGGAGGGGCAGTAGCCAATACTGGCACACCCAGCTCTTCCAAGTCGACCAGCTTTTTTGTCATGGATCAAATCAGGGCGTTCGACGACAAACTGAACGTCCTGGCAGGCCTGCGCCGTGATGAAATTGAAAGCAGCCGCCAGGATAAGGTCAGCAACACCTCCATCCAGGCAGGTTTCACCTACGAGGTAGTCCCCGGGTTGAATTTCTATTCCTTGTACAGCGAATCGTTCGTTCCGAATGGCGATCGGGTAGACAATCGCGTCAATCCTCCTCTCGTTCTGACTTTCTCTCCTTCGGAAGGGGAAGGGACCGATATTGGATTCAAATTTGAGCTTATTGAAAATACCTTATCAGGTTCAGTTGCTTACTTTAGTATCGACCGCACCAATATCCTTCAGAACAACCCCCTGCCCTCCCCGCCAGACGACGAGCCTATCGCCTTTCTTTCAGGACTTGAAAATAGCAAAGGAGTTGAAGCGCAGATCTTCTACACACCAAACGACAACAC from Verrucomicrobiota bacterium carries:
- a CDS encoding TonB-dependent receptor plug domain-containing protein; its protein translation is MNSTKNQWLIGIIAILSLASIPLLGQEDTKLELFILDPFSVVGDAGKGYAATNSISATRINTAIKDVPVPINIITAEFIKDFAYTNVEDAVVADATVTRVGRNEGNFNESFVIRGFRSSLNLRNRIPYRGFTDTSMVERIEIVKGPAAVLYGLSDPGGLVNIITKKPLAVRQQSLEFRAGSDSFLRTEWDTTGPLDEAGKFLYRLTGSYESADAQRAGGWHRQIFVTPSFTILATETTKIDFEYTHQQRNHAFMRPRNPFVGVGFAPDDAWQPVDQDYSTITDRDRTENTGNVWQIDLTQSFGENMYLRLTASETSKFTDMFNLVGCCTDANDFFTGQSNVEILDNDAKNYYADFTITDVEIGKTRHTFLLGAQRDESSGFGQTYRMNGASAALRAALGGYPVTPYNVLTGEGRNPDGTVQMNVTRAEAEALAVQFRAQGVGGAVANTGTPSSSKSTSFFVMDQIRAFDDKLNVLAGLRRDEIESSRQDKVSNTSIQAGFTYEVVPGLNFYSLYSESFVPNGDRVDNRVNPPLVLTFSPSEGEGTDIGFKFELIENTLSGSVAYFSIDRTNILQNNPLPSPPDDEPIAFLSGLENSKGVEAQIFYTPNDNTQFILSYAHTDAKIVESLVAGSPGLNLHQVAPDAVSVTGRHSFDSGFYFGGNWLYRAGPIHQFAIPRREWAIQDGYSRIDAFMGYNMELGGRTHYFRLNVSNVSDGTFFDRTETFAVGRQFFFTWGFDI